In the genome of Apostichopus japonicus isolate 1M-3 chromosome 15, ASM3797524v1, whole genome shotgun sequence, one region contains:
- the LOC139980748 gene encoding uncharacterized protein, producing the protein MHRLHEGPSLQLVAKLILFLVLTCDARTINDCSEFVSVKIWKYRRQLLIHHSNLWLREVAAWEASQPYAYVLREATDGERSFQGIYDENMTLRSCQITDDYTEEGNTRLISDMRHECRQNAIKIGQEPSDLFEKLLNSNSHSASTFDDIHKLLNDGDVSYQLKDGSHHDMYDDKVRVSEQPSEAEDGPSIEVYRYLTNAVPSGLRNLLDFEETVQMCNALNIDIINRNIEDVSSLTSWLPKSLREIPRTVRKRLEAIGIVDEEEEEEDMNDIVEEDDEMIISGEDDDHHERQKRGLFMFPGTLWCGTGNRAPTYDSLGMYNKTDMCCRDHDHSTEDMSISSGATKYNFKNWGMFTITHCSIDKRFHKCLRQVRNMAAYEVGRGFFNVFNIQCFVIRNRKQCLEHYWYMPWKCKQHEYQPTACPRSAQVFPSQKYVWPS; encoded by the exons ATGCATCGTTTGCATGAAGGACCTTCGCTACAGCTGGTTGCTAAGTTGATCTTATTTCTTGTGCTAACCTGCGATGCACGAACAATCAACGACTGCAGCGAGTTCGTAAGCGTTAAGATATGGAAATACCGGCGACAGTTGCTGATTCATCATTCAAACCTCTGGCTTCGAGAGGTAGCTGCTTGGGAGGCTTCGCAACCTTACGCATACGTGTTACGAGAAGCCACGGACGGGGAAAGGTCATTCCAAGGAATATACGACGAAAACATGACTTTACGTAGTTGTCAAATAACCGACGACTACACGGAGGAAGGAAATACGAGGCTCATATCTGACATGCGGCACGAATGCAGACAAAATGCAATTAAGATTGGTCAAGAACCTTCCGACTTATTCGAGAAACTTTTAAATAGTAATTCACATTCAGCGAGTACCTTCGACGATATTCATAAATTATTGAACGATGGTGACGTTTCTTATCAACTAAAAGACGGATCTCATCACGATATGTATGACGATAAGGTACGGGTATCCGAACAACCGTCGGAAGCCGAAGACGGACCGAGTATCGAGGTTTATCGATATTTAACGAACGCCGTTCCATCCGGTCTAAGAAACCTTTTAGACTTTGAGGAGACTGTACAAATGTGCAATGCACTTAATATAGATATCATCAATAGAAACATTGAAGATGTTTCTTCGTTGACTTCGTGGCTTCCGAAGTCACTCCGGGAAATCCCGAGAACTGTCCGAAAACGGTTAGAAGCAATCGGCATCGTagacgaagaagaagaggaagaagataTGAATGACATCGTTGAAGAAGATGATGAGATGATTATCAGCGGAGAGGATGATGATCACCACGAGAGGCAGAAAAGAGGCTTGTTTATGTTCCCCGGTACCCTATGGTGCGGCACGGGTAACAGAGCTCCTACCTACGATTCCTTGGGCATGTACAATAAAACGGATATGTGTTGTCGGGACCACGATCATAGCACGGAGGATATGTCTATTAGCAGCGGGGCGACGAAATATAACTTTAAGAACTGGGGCATGTTCACCATCACGCACTGTTCTATAGATAAAAG ATTTCACAAGTGTCTTCGCCAGGTGCGTAACATGGCTGCATACGAAGTAGGGAGGGGATTCTTTAACGTCTTTAATATTCAATGTTTCGTGATCCGGAACAGAAAGCAGTGCCTGGAGCATTATTGGTACATGCCGTGGAAGTGTAAGCAACACGAGTATCAACCAACTGCCTGTCCGAGGAGCGCGCAGGTATTCCCATCACAGAAATACGTTTGGCCCTCATAG